The Mangrovivirga cuniculi genomic sequence TGTTTTACGAATACTATTAATTTAGTCTCGGTCATCGTTTCAATGGGTTGTTTTTAAATTTAACCCAATTCAAATCAAATAAAAAGGTAATGAAGACTGCAGAATATTCGATATAAAGCAGAAGTGAGGATTCATTGTAACCTTTTTCATTATATCCCAGGTAAGTATAAAAGATAAAGAAAGACCAGATAATTCCGGATTTGTAATTATTTATAACTGATAATCCAACCAGCGGAATTACATACCATGGGTGGACCGTTGTGGCAAAAATCAGATAAATAGCCCATAACCAGAATAGTATTTTAGAGGCTTCTTTTTTACGGTAAATCCACGATATTCCGAGGATAATCGAAGTTGTAACAATTGAAAGATAAGGACCCAGCGTTTGAATGGTGTTATACCCTTTTATCATATAACCCACCTCTCTCAGGAGATAATATACCGAGGCGTTAAATTCAAACTTCCGAAAGTAAAGGGAAGTACTTTCAATAATTCCATCAACAAAGGATGAACTATATAGCGGAAAAAATAATACCAGAGTGGTTATGATTGATCCCAGAAGAAAAGGGAACAATTTTTTATCACGAATTGAGTTGAAGAGTAAAAAAGGGCCAAAAATGAGTGGCAATAATTTGATCGCGACCGAAACTCCCAGAGCAATTCCTGCAAGCAAATATTTTTTTACATGGGCGTAATAGACAAGAAATACCAGTACAGGAACGAGCATAATCTCAAAATGGGCATTGCCGGCACCTTCTATTATAACCAGCGGGTTGAGTAAATAGATAGTGAGCCATTTGGAGATATTTGGGTTGTTCACTTTTAATCGTCTGCCTGCTTTCAGTATTGTCAGTTCAGTAGCTACCAGGATGGACTTAATGAAAATTATTGGAGCAGATAATGAAATAGGCAGTAAGTAAGATGATAAGTATCCAATTGCCTGGTAGACTGGCGGGTATATGGTGTGATATTGCTTTGAATTAAGTTCGCTATATAGTTGCTGAACATTTTCAGGAAGATCAGAATTATTCATAATCTCTTGAGGAGTCGAAGAAAATGGATGAATGCCTTCTCTCCATAAGGCACCATCCCAAATAAATCTGAAAATATCCTCTGAAAGCCATGGGATAATAAATATCAGTATAATTCTGATAAATATTGCTGTTCCTATTTTAAAGTCATTGTTGATGGTATTAAAAACCATGACCAGGTATCCTGAAAAAGCAACGAGATAAGTTATCAGTAAACCGAAATCATTATTTCTTTCTATGAAAAGTCCCTGGATAATAATTCCGGAGATAAGGAGAGTAGCTCCAAGAATATTCTTAGTACCAACAGATTGAAATCCTGGTTTCATTTTTATATCAGGTTGCTTTAGCTGAGTGGTAAAAAACCATTGAAAAACCTGTTGCTAGCATAAAGTGAAATAGGATCATTCCGTAATCTCCTATAAAAACACCATAAGCTATTCCAAATAAAAAATAAAGAGCAAGGACTGCTTCTAAAAGAATCATCGGAGAAAAAGTAAGATTCAGATATCGATTATTTCTCCATGATTTTTTGTCTGAGACATTAAATTTAGGAGTCCTGATGAACGGAGATCGTTTTCCTATCCATCCTTCAAATACTGCTATAGCATTATGAAGAGACAACCCCATAGACATAGTCAGAAAGAGGAAATATGTTTTAAGAAACTTCCAGAAGGATGATTTTTTTGATTTCCCTATTTGCTTATTGGCCTCCCAGAAATAGTACGATAACCCCAGAAAGCCAATTAAAAATACTGTTCCAAGATCAAAAAGCCAGTTTAGTCCGGGAGAGGAATCTTTAATATAAAGTAAGGGTACACTGATAATAGCTGCGACCAATAGAAAAAGAAATACACTGGAGTTCAAAAGGTGAAAAGTGCCGTGAATCTTATTCTTAAGAGGAAGCTCAGTTTGCCAAAGTTTGCTGAGATGTTTACGTGCAGTTTCGGCAGCACCTTTATTCCATCTAAACTGTTGAGATTTTACCGCAGGCATAATAATCGGGAGTTCTGCCGGAGATACGAGGTCTTCCAGATAATGGAACTTCCATCCCGAGATTTGGGCTCTATAAGATAGATCCAGGTCCTCAGTGAGGGTATCATCATTCCATCCACCAGCATCAATTATACAGTTTTTTCGCCAGATGCCTCCTGTACCATTGAAGTTAATAAAGCTCCCGGATGCCATTCTTCCTACCTGCTCAATGGAAAAATGCGCATCAAGCCCGAAGGCCTGCAACTTTGTGAGAATACTATAGTTTTTATTAATATGTCCCCATCGCGTTTGAACCACACCGATATCTGAATAACTGAAATAAGGAACGGTTTTC encodes the following:
- a CDS encoding glycosyltransferase 87 family protein; protein product: MKPGFQSVGTKNILGATLLISGIIIQGLFIERNNDFGLLITYLVAFSGYLVMVFNTINNDFKIGTAIFIRIILIFIIPWLSEDIFRFIWDGALWREGIHPFSSTPQEIMNNSDLPENVQQLYSELNSKQYHTIYPPVYQAIGYLSSYLLPISLSAPIIFIKSILVATELTILKAGRRLKVNNPNISKWLTIYLLNPLVIIEGAGNAHFEIMLVPVLVFLVYYAHVKKYLLAGIALGVSVAIKLLPLIFGPFLLFNSIRDKKLFPFLLGSIITTLVLFFPLYSSSFVDGIIESTSLYFRKFEFNASVYYLLREVGYMIKGYNTIQTLGPYLSIVTTSIILGISWIYRKKEASKILFWLWAIYLIFATTVHPWYVIPLVGLSVINNYKSGIIWSFFIFYTYLGYNEKGYNESSLLLYIEYSAVFITFLFDLNWVKFKNNPLKR
- a CDS encoding cellulose synthase family protein — translated: MQISVWELVILIIYIVALFFIFAFSLTQLHLTKVYKKFKTRSKLKSPEVNDWPRVTVQLPVFNELYVIERLIESVGRLDYPIDKLEIQVLDDSTDESVEIAAKKIKELQMKGIDIKHVFRPDRSGFKAGALDYGLKIANGDFIAIFDADFIPAPDFLKKTVPYFSYSDIGVVQTRWGHINKNYSILTKLQAFGLDAHFSIEQVGRMASGSFINFNGTGGIWRKNCIIDAGGWNDDTLTEDLDLSYRAQISGWKFHYLEDLVSPAELPIIMPAVKSQQFRWNKGAAETARKHLSKLWQTELPLKNKIHGTFHLLNSSVFLFLLVAAIISVPLLYIKDSSPGLNWLFDLGTVFLIGFLGLSYYFWEANKQIGKSKKSSFWKFLKTYFLFLTMSMGLSLHNAIAVFEGWIGKRSPFIRTPKFNVSDKKSWRNNRYLNLTFSPMILLEAVLALYFLFGIAYGVFIGDYGMILFHFMLATGFSMVFYHSAKAT